In Lolium rigidum isolate FL_2022 chromosome 7, APGP_CSIRO_Lrig_0.1, whole genome shotgun sequence, the DNA window TGCCAAGAGGGGAAGTGAAGGTGCGAGGCCACCAAGAAGAAGATGAGAACGCTTATCGAAAAGGGGCCTCACCTTCAGAGATATCCAGGTAGTTCCTGTTGGATCCCGACCAATGCGAGACCACCGCAAGGGTCTCCGCACCCAATCtcctcaggaagaagaagaggagagccACCCAATCCACGAACCCCGTTCTTCCTCAATGACGGAACAACAACCGCCGGAGTTGTCGGTGCCAGCTGACGTCGCAGCGGCGTCAAcagacgaaaccctagcccgCGAGTGGAACAGCGGTTGATGAGGGAGCGCCACGTTTTGGTTGCCGCTGTTCGCCCTTCCAAAGCATCGCATGGAAGTAGGTACACGGTTGACCATGCCGGCACGGGACTGTTCATCACGTGTGGTACTGTTCATTCCGCTCGCTAGACCATCTCAACACACGCCTACACAGCCCGGCTTACAGCGGCTTACAGTTTTAAGTAATGTGTTGGCGTTTGGCTCGATATCTAACTTGAAACCAATTGAAGACCTACACATATACGAATATATATTCAAGTTCTCTTTATTTCCTCCAACTTACATACTCATATATAATAGTAAATACTGATATTGTTGTTGACAAAAATATATGGTAAAATCGGTCTGTGGCAAGAATAGGCAATCACATGATTGCGCAGGAGCTGGGCTGGTCGGCGACGACCATGTGCGAGGGGTATTGGTGGTGGTAGTAGTAACCGGGATACCAGTACGGCAGCTTCTCgtcctcttctttcttcttcttgtccttaaATTCCTCCACCTTCACGATGCGTGCGCCGAGGAGCCTCCTGCGCAGACGGCCGAGGAGAAGACGGCCGAGGAGCTTCTTGCGCAGACGGCCGACGAGGGACACCGTGTCGACGTCGTTGCCCACCACCTCCAGCATGTCCCTCGAGTCACCAGTTATCCCCACCGAGATCACACCtgcatccatgcatgcatgttaCGACCACTAATTAACGCACAGTCGCACATATCAAGGAACATCGTGGTGAAGAATCAATTTACTCGTGCATACCGGTGGTTTTCGCGGCCGTCGTCATGACCTTGCGCCGGCTCTTGTCGCTTGACACGCTCACCTGGATAACAATCTTTTGCTGCACCAACGACAAGGGCAGGACAAAAGCTATCGATCAGTTCATCGCATGGTTCAGTTGAAGAGCTAGTAATTGCTCACAAGTAAACTGCTAACCAAACAGTATGACTGTAtgagttactccctccgatccctttTAGAGTAGATGCGAAAGGGGGCGTATGAAGAAACTGAAGAAGTGCATTACCTTCATTTCGGTGTTAGCTGTCCGTGAGATGCCAACAAGCAAGGAGAATGTTCGGAAAGGTTTGTGTTCGATCCAGGCTAGCTAGGTTTACCTCCGCGACTCTGTGGGGAGAACAGCGATGACCACCTCTGTTATATACACATACACGCTGTACGTACGTGGGCTTAGGCTGATGGTGATAGCAGACCTAAGAGTGATTCAAGCCACTAGCTTCTTG includes these proteins:
- the LOC124670407 gene encoding uncharacterized protein LOC124670407, coding for MKQKIVIQVSVSSDKSRRKVMTTAAKTTGVISVGITGDSRDMLEVVGNDVDTVSLVGRLRKKLLGRLLLGRLRRRLLGARIVKVEEFKDKKKKEEDEKLPYWYPGYYYHHQYPSHMVVADQPSSCAIM